In Oscillatoria acuminata PCC 6304, a single window of DNA contains:
- a CDS encoding FAD-dependent oxidoreductase, which produces MALAQKAIIIGAGPAGLLLAHYLLRRGDQYCVELYERRPDPREGEMSQGRTFPISLQERGRKAMRAIPGLEEAVAAQSVFCQGSMIYRPQSKPRRIPRKNKILCIDRNQLVTILLQELTQRYSSDRLKIQFDSTCTQVDATAKTVTLESNTKEQFTTSYDVLIGADGAKSQVREFLVQNAGLECKQHYVPDAYKSLGVSRINPEKGLSAEPDVIHAWTLDNNTRLLLVPQPGDRLQGTLIFKAENNPLEGFSTPEQVFAFFQEKFPLCGELMTMEDADTLLQRQVARVLTVRCDRFHERDNILLIGDAAHAVSPSIGQGCNSALEDVFVLGQLLERYHDDWSQILPQFSEKRVPDAHALQDLSDYSFPRNKRLMFEFFLRLQLRRMLHHWFPQWVKPFLFDLVLDSDLSYSEVLRLNQGWINKVKRSLS; this is translated from the coding sequence ATGGCACTGGCACAAAAAGCGATCATAATTGGGGCGGGTCCAGCCGGACTGTTATTGGCTCACTATTTGTTACGTCGGGGGGATCAGTATTGCGTTGAACTCTACGAAAGACGCCCGGATCCGCGTGAAGGGGAGATGTCCCAAGGGCGGACCTTTCCGATTTCCCTTCAGGAACGGGGACGCAAGGCGATGCGAGCAATTCCGGGACTGGAGGAGGCAGTCGCCGCACAGTCGGTCTTTTGTCAGGGAAGCATGATTTATCGACCCCAGAGCAAACCGAGGCGAATTCCCCGGAAAAACAAGATTCTCTGCATCGATCGCAATCAGCTAGTCACTATCCTATTGCAGGAGTTGACCCAACGCTACAGCAGCGATCGCCTGAAAATTCAGTTTGACTCTACCTGCACTCAAGTGGATGCCACGGCTAAAACTGTCACCCTCGAATCAAATACCAAAGAACAGTTTACCACGTCTTACGATGTGCTCATTGGAGCAGATGGCGCAAAATCGCAGGTTCGGGAATTTTTAGTCCAAAATGCTGGGTTAGAGTGCAAACAGCATTATGTTCCCGATGCCTATAAGTCTTTAGGTGTGAGCCGGATTAATCCCGAGAAGGGGTTGAGTGCAGAACCGGATGTGATTCATGCCTGGACTTTGGATAATAACACTCGGTTGCTGTTAGTCCCGCAACCGGGCGATCGCTTGCAGGGAACCTTGATTTTTAAAGCAGAAAATAATCCTTTAGAAGGGTTTTCAACTCCGGAACAAGTCTTCGCCTTTTTCCAGGAAAAGTTTCCCCTTTGTGGCGAATTAATGACAATGGAAGACGCCGATACCTTACTGCAAAGGCAAGTCGCTAGAGTCTTAACGGTTCGCTGCGATCGCTTCCATGAACGAGATAATATCCTCTTAATTGGCGATGCGGCTCATGCTGTTTCTCCTTCCATTGGTCAGGGTTGCAATTCGGCTTTAGAAGATGTCTTTGTTTTGGGTCAGTTGTTAGAGCGCTATCACGATGATTGGAGTCAGATTTTACCGCAATTTTCTGAAAAAAGAGTTCCTGATGCTCATGCGTTACAGGACTTATCCGATTATTCTTTCCCTCGAAATAAGCGATTAATGTTCGAGTTCTTCTTGCGTTTACAACTGCGTCGAATGTTGCATCACTGGTTTCCCCAATGGGTAAAACCCTTTTTGTTTGATTTAGTCTTAGATAGCGATTTAAGCTATTCTGAAGTCTTGCGTCTGAATCAGGGCTGGATTAATAAAGTTAAGCGTTCTCTCTCTTAA
- a CDS encoding ABC transporter substrate-binding protein, which translates to MSQKNETVILIVALLLTGGLVAVGYFAFRHWESRTWADLRPSVSSPRTRNDSGPRAISGGEQLLLSSTSSPAKQEGIEALAEGNYFRAASELEASLQENRNDPEALIYLNNARIGGGRSYTIAVSVPITTAENSAQEILRGVAQAQNEVNQAGGINGIPLRVVIADDANNPNQAEQVAESLVADDEVLGVVGHFGSDVTVAASSVYEQGQLAAISPTSTSMQLSRAGDFIFRTVPSDRFTANTLAKYMVDSLNLKQAAIFYNENSGYSRSLKDEFTTALYGDGGTVVAQVNLSEANFNSFDAVESATEQGAEAIVLLANTETISEALQVMRVNAKTLPVLGGDSLYRPEVLQVGSDSEGMVVAIPWHILNSTNSAFPVAATQLWGGSINWRTTMAYDAAKALIAGISVDSTRQGVQRVLSEPGFSTQGGSGTIRFLPSGDRNQATELVKVESGSRSGLGYDFIPLP; encoded by the coding sequence ATGTCTCAAAAGAACGAAACAGTCATTCTGATTGTAGCCTTACTGCTGACCGGAGGATTGGTCGCGGTCGGTTATTTTGCCTTTAGGCACTGGGAATCCCGAACATGGGCAGACCTTAGACCCTCGGTGAGTTCCCCAAGGACTAGGAATGACTCCGGACCTAGGGCGATCAGTGGTGGGGAACAGTTACTACTTTCTAGCACAAGTTCCCCCGCCAAACAGGAGGGAATAGAGGCTTTGGCAGAGGGAAATTATTTCAGGGCGGCTTCTGAGTTGGAAGCCTCCCTACAGGAAAATCGCAATGATCCTGAAGCCTTAATTTATCTGAATAATGCCCGGATTGGCGGGGGAAGGTCTTATACAATAGCGGTTTCTGTTCCCATCACTACGGCAGAAAATTCCGCCCAGGAAATTCTGCGGGGAGTGGCGCAGGCTCAAAATGAAGTGAACCAAGCGGGCGGTATTAATGGGATTCCCTTGCGGGTGGTGATTGCTGATGATGCCAACAACCCGAATCAGGCGGAACAAGTGGCGGAGTCTCTCGTGGCTGATGACGAGGTTTTGGGGGTGGTGGGACATTTTGGCAGTGATGTGACTGTGGCTGCATCCTCGGTTTATGAACAGGGACAATTGGCGGCCATTTCTCCTACGAGTACCTCGATGCAGTTATCGAGGGCGGGGGATTTCATTTTTCGGACTGTTCCTAGCGATCGCTTTACGGCTAATACCCTGGCTAAATATATGGTAGATAGCCTGAACTTGAAGCAAGCGGCGATTTTTTATAACGAAAATAGTGGTTATAGTCGTTCTCTCAAAGATGAGTTTACTACGGCTTTATATGGAGATGGCGGCACCGTGGTGGCTCAGGTTAATCTGAGTGAGGCTAATTTTAATAGTTTTGATGCGGTAGAATCAGCGACGGAACAAGGAGCAGAGGCGATCGTATTATTAGCGAATACAGAAACTATAAGTGAGGCTTTACAGGTGATGCGTGTCAATGCTAAAACTTTACCTGTGTTGGGGGGAGATAGTCTCTACAGACCTGAAGTTCTCCAGGTGGGTTCCGATAGTGAAGGCATGGTGGTGGCGATTCCTTGGCATATTCTCAACTCCACTAATTCGGCGTTTCCGGTGGCAGCGACTCAGCTATGGGGTGGTAGTATTAACTGGCGCACTACGATGGCGTATGACGCGGCTAAGGCTTTGATTGCTGGGATTTCTGTAGATTCTACCCGCCAGGGAGTGCAAAGGGTGTTATCAGAACCGGGTTTTTCGACTCAGGGGGGTAGCGGAACGATTCGGTTTTTGCCTTCTGGCGATCGCAATCAAGCCACCGAATTGGTTAAAGTTGAATCGGGAAGTCGCTCAGGATTGGGTTATGATTTTATTCCCCTGCCTTGA